A genome region from Bacteroides stercoris ATCC 43183 includes the following:
- a CDS encoding DUF4738 domain-containing protein, translated as MKTLVYIVTCAVMLSVISCTSRNKGGDDVQVLMKDSTVISAPQRMQVSDTKVTITYKGREYRSSVVRRPDESLPVVTDEQGERFIDNSIALRITCGGKQIVDKVFTKESFASLVDARFLKYAILEGLVYDKTTPQGIIYAASICYPQSDLYVPLRLTVSADGKISMAKEELLEEVYGEDAVSN; from the coding sequence ATGAAGACTCTTGTTTATATAGTGACTTGTGCGGTGATGTTGTCGGTTATTTCCTGCACATCGCGGAATAAAGGCGGAGACGATGTACAGGTTTTGATGAAAGACAGCACAGTGATATCTGCTCCACAGCGTATGCAGGTTTCCGATACGAAAGTGACCATTACCTACAAAGGCAGGGAGTACCGCTCGTCTGTTGTCCGCCGCCCGGACGAGAGTCTGCCTGTTGTGACGGATGAGCAGGGAGAGAGGTTTATCGACAACAGCATTGCGCTGCGCATCACTTGTGGCGGAAAACAGATTGTGGACAAGGTGTTTACGAAGGAAAGTTTCGCCTCACTGGTCGATGCCCGCTTTCTGAAATATGCCATTCTGGAAGGACTGGTCTATGATAAGACAACGCCTCAGGGCATTATCTATGCCGCCAGCATCTGCTATCCGCAATCCGACCTTTATGTACCTCTCCGGCTGACGGTTTCCGCGGATGGCAAAATCTCCATGGCGAAAGAGGAACTGCTGGAAGAGGTGTATGGGGAAGATGCCGTTTCCAATTGA
- a CDS encoding DUF4248 domain-containing protein: MENENDFRIRTYTKRELACLYCPNTTARCAIRTLTRWIKRNSELYAELLLTGYHARVRTFMPRQVGIIVRYLNEP, translated from the coding sequence ATGGAAAATGAAAATGACTTCCGTATCAGAACGTATACGAAAAGAGAGCTGGCATGCCTGTATTGCCCCAACACAACGGCACGGTGTGCTATCCGTACGCTGACGCGCTGGATTAAACGTAACAGCGAATTGTATGCGGAATTGCTGCTTACGGGATACCACGCAAGGGTGCGGACATTTATGCCGAGGCAAGTGGGAATAATCGTCCGTTACCTGAACGAACCTTGA
- a CDS encoding DsbA family protein: protein MALNYEVKKKVFGFDQTKTEKYVAQLKTLGIIQFGDLCDEVTKIGMAPRGVVKMVLDGLIDTLNININKGFSVQLGDFGCFRPGINAKSQDREEDVKSDTVYRRKIIFTPGQYFREMLTRASVTRASWEKTETVSGGGSAPGTGGNGEEENPLG, encoded by the coding sequence ATGGCATTGAATTACGAAGTGAAAAAGAAAGTATTCGGTTTTGATCAGACAAAAACGGAAAAGTATGTAGCGCAACTGAAAACGCTTGGTATAATACAGTTTGGCGATTTGTGCGATGAAGTCACCAAGATAGGCATGGCTCCGCGTGGTGTGGTAAAGATGGTTCTGGATGGCTTGATAGACACATTGAACATTAACATTAACAAGGGGTTTTCCGTACAGTTGGGTGATTTCGGTTGTTTCCGACCGGGCATCAATGCAAAGAGTCAGGACAGGGAAGAGGATGTGAAGTCGGATACGGTTTATCGTCGGAAAATAATTTTTACGCCGGGACAGTACTTCAGGGAGATGCTGACACGTGCCAGCGTGACGAGAGCAAGTTGGGAAAAAACGGAAACTGTTTCGGGAGGCGGTTCTGCTCCGGGAACCGGCGGAAACGGGGAAGAAGAAAATCCGTTGGGATAA
- a CDS encoding HU family DNA-binding protein, with amino-acid sequence MSAYYDLLEKPDIRRTGEQQPLYAHFVAKGTIDRKEFIDRVHLFTGISRSVLEGAMAAFMDELRDCLANGWTVELGELGYFTPSLSCRRRAMEKDEVRAASVALRGLNFRLGKKFHEDLSGKMRLERRPQPAVPLSSDNLSSMERRFQLLDEYLQRNPCINRAQYARLTGRSYKQAVNDLNQFIRDGVLVRYGMGRNVVYAGKK; translated from the coding sequence ATGAGTGCCTATTATGACCTTTTGGAGAAACCCGATATTCGCCGCACCGGTGAGCAACAACCCCTTTATGCCCATTTTGTGGCTAAGGGAACGATTGATAGAAAAGAGTTTATAGACCGTGTCCACTTGTTTACGGGTATCAGCCGCAGCGTGCTTGAAGGTGCGATGGCAGCGTTCATGGACGAACTGCGCGATTGCCTGGCCAACGGTTGGACGGTAGAATTGGGTGAGTTGGGCTATTTTACGCCCTCATTGAGTTGCCGGCGCCGTGCGATGGAGAAAGATGAGGTACGTGCCGCGTCAGTTGCCTTGCGCGGACTGAATTTCCGTCTGGGGAAGAAATTTCATGAAGATTTAAGCGGTAAGATGAGGCTTGAGCGCAGGCCGCAACCCGCCGTGCCGCTTTCCTCGGATAACCTTTCGTCTATGGAGCGCCGCTTTCAATTGCTGGACGAATATTTGCAGCGGAATCCTTGCATTAACCGTGCCCAGTATGCCCGTCTGACGGGACGTAGCTACAAGCAGGCCGTTAACGATTTGAATCAGTTTATCAGAGACGGAGTGTTGGTGAGATACGGAATGGGGAGAAATGTGGTGTATGCAGGAAAAAAGTGA
- a CDS encoding potassium channel family protein: MKYIIIGLGNYGHVLAEELSALGHEVIGADISAGRVDSLKDKVATAFVIDATDGQALSVLPLNSVDVVIVAIGENFGASIRVVALLKQKKVKRIYARAIDGVHRSVLEAFGLDRILTPEEDAARGLVHLLEFGADIETFRVDSNYYVVNFTVPEKFIGYNVNELKLDSEFGLKLLALKRAETLKNCLGISFTEHDVVNELPDDDRIQAGDRLVCYGRYRDFQKFWKAL; encoded by the coding sequence ATGAAATATATTATTATCGGTTTGGGTAATTACGGTCATGTGCTTGCCGAGGAGCTTTCGGCTTTGGGACATGAGGTGATAGGTGCGGACATCAGTGCCGGCCGTGTGGATAGTTTGAAGGACAAGGTGGCAACCGCCTTTGTGATTGATGCAACCGACGGGCAGGCTTTGTCCGTGCTTCCTTTGAATAGTGTCGATGTCGTTATTGTCGCTATCGGCGAGAATTTCGGCGCTTCCATCCGGGTGGTGGCGCTGTTGAAACAGAAAAAGGTGAAACGCATCTATGCAAGGGCTATCGACGGGGTGCACCGTTCGGTGCTGGAGGCTTTCGGCCTGGATCGTATCCTTACTCCTGAGGAGGATGCGGCCCGCGGACTGGTTCATCTGCTTGAGTTTGGTGCCGACATCGAAACGTTCCGGGTGGATTCCAATTACTACGTTGTGAATTTTACTGTGCCCGAAAAATTTATAGGCTACAATGTAAATGAACTGAAGCTTGACAGCGAGTTCGGGTTGAAACTGCTTGCTCTGAAGCGTGCCGAGACTTTGAAGAATTGCCTGGGCATCTCTTTCACCGAGCATGATGTAGTGAACGAACTGCCGGATGATGACCGGATACAGGCGGGCGACCGATTGGTATGTTACGGGCGCTACCGGGATTTCCAGAAGTTCTGGAAAGCGCTGTGA